A genomic segment from Triticum dicoccoides isolate Atlit2015 ecotype Zavitan chromosome 1A, WEW_v2.0, whole genome shotgun sequence encodes:
- the LOC119277570 gene encoding uncharacterized protein LOC119277570 has protein sequence MAAAAAAAGAASSLVPSTSQRRLPFRPTPTRQPLLAANKTLTLSPKPPRLLHPLAASPSSPPLPEDAEPTDPVKLAFARAAAYKKERADPKPPPPPPSPPPPPQPSAKESSGSKEAFERALEYRNGNGGGLDGGSSLLNPSPTFGQSTFTSKEGAFGKVAKKKGGYAYDETDFLGLGFFEKKRYQGPPPGLSQGIDPFSNEDFPEVEIVVGDPSKFGKSRRSTENQPVDASESEETSRSKDGKQNEDSKLEETPLSTVTEPEDDENSESYKPRVTTWGMFPRPQNISKAYGGGRNISLGGETLSAEEKAAKDKRTRELLAAYIGGKNKTLDAKTMAECTKALKEGDELMNAGRLKQALPYYEKVMQAADFKTELHGLAALQWSICLDSLCRSKEAMGMYSKLKYHPNDRVSKKAKMFMFSFQAADFLKVDGVPMPRDTGYEGYFDQFGGQRNYYANPDEPEVGIREIIPYMLFLVSPIFFVVFIALRKSLML, from the exons ATGGCCGCcgcagcggcagcagcaggcgCGGCATCCTCCCTTGTCCCCTCCACTTCCCAGCGCCGCCTCCCCTTCCGTCCCACCCCGACCCGCCAACCCCTCCTAGCCGCCAACAAGACCCTGACGCTCTCCCCGAAGCCACCCCGCCTCCTGCACCCCCTCGCCGCGTCCCCCTCCTCTCCGCCTCTGCCTGAGGATGCTGAGCCAACCGACCCCGTCAAGCTCGCcttcgcccgcgccgccgcctacaAGAAGGAGAGGGCTGATCCcaagccaccgccaccgccaccgtcgccTCCCCCTCCGCCGCAGCCTTCCGCGAAGGAGTCCAGCGGCAGCAAGGAGGCCTTCGAGCGGGCGCTGGAGTACAGGAACGGCAACGGGGGAGGACTGGACGGCGGCTCCTCGCTTCTCAATCCGTCGCCGACTTTCG GCCAAAGCACGTTTACTAGTAAAGAGGGTGCATTTGGCAAAGTGGCAAAGAAAAAGGGAGGGTATGCGTACGATGAGACCGACTTTTTGGGCCTCGGTTTCTTTGAGAAAAAACGTTATCAAGGTCCACCACCAGGGCTGTCTCAAGGAATTGATCCTTTTTCAAATGAAGATTTTCCTGAGGTGGAGATAGTAGTTGGCGACCCTAGTAAATTTGGGAAGTCTCGTCGTTCAACTGAAAATCAACCTGTAGATGCTAGCGAGTCTGAGGAAACTTCGCGTTCAAAAGACGGCAAACAAAATGAAGATAGCAAGCTTGAGGAAACACCGCTTTCAACTGTTACTGAACCTGAAGATGATGAAAACTCAGAGTCCTACAAACCCAGGGTTACAACGTGGGGAATGTTTCCACGGCCACAAAATATTTCAAAGGCG TATGGTGGTGGAAGAAATATAAGCCTTGGTGGAGAGACCCTAAGTGCTGAAGAGAAAGCAGCTAAAGATAAACGTACCAGAGAACTACTAGCTGCATATATTGGTGGAAAAAACAAGACACTCGATGCAAAAACAATGGCAGAGTGCACCAAG GCATTGAAGGAAGGTGACGAACTTATGAATGCTGGAAGGCTGAAACAAGCTTTGCCTTATTATGAAAAAGTGATGCAGGCTGCGGACTTTAAG ACCGAACTTCATGGATTGGCTGCGCTCCAGTGGTCCATCTGTCTGGATTCACTCTGCAG GTCCAAGGAAGCCATGGGCATGTATAGCAAGCTCAAGTACCACCCAAACGATCGAGTCAGCAAGAAGGCAAAGATGTTCATGTTCAGCTTTCAG GCGGCGGACTTCCTGAAGGTCGACGGCGTGCCGATGCCGCGCGACACGGGCTACGAGGggtacttcgaccagtttggcgggCAGAGGAACTACTACGCGAACCCGGACGAGCCCGAGGTCGGGATCCGGGAGATCATCCCGTACATGCTCTTTCTCGTCTCCCCGATTTTCTTCGTCGTTTTCATCGCTTTGAGAAAGTCCTTGATGCTGTAA